The DNA region CACCACCAATAGATtgacattaataaaagaaaaaccctaataataaatatatcatGAACAGCAAATTTCTTAAGAAACCAGAAAAAAACAATCTGCAATTTATTTGTCAACAATATAAATAGTCTTGATTATTCAAACAACCAAACTAAACAGCCTAAGACCCcaacaacaaattaaaactaaacaCCTAGAAACTAATTGTAATTACTACTAATCATAAGGAGAGATAAGACAATAATACAAGGAAAAAAATCAAGCAAAAAGCATAGGAAGAAGTAAGATAAGAAAGAGCGGCAAGTTAGTTATGCTGAGAAGAGGAATTGGTCTTCCAGCATTAGAATGATGAGAAGGAGAAGGTGCAGGTGTAGATGCAGATGTAAATGCTGGTGCTGCTGCTGGTGCTGGTGCTGGTGAGTGTGAATGTGGTGGCTCTGGCTTTGGATTATGTACGGCCAAAACCTTAACAATCATTTTCTGGCCTTTGTCACAGTGGCCCCTAACTCCGCTAATGAAGTAGTACACTCCAGGATGCTCAAATTTGAAGACAGTGTCACCATTGTTGGAGAAGAATAGTGGCTTAGTGGATCTGCAGCTTTCATACTCCTCTTCACTCACCACCAACACCGAATCTTTAGAGTACTTGAAACCTTTGTACAAACAATCATATTCCAAAATTAAACTACATGAAATATAcgttgaaatataaatacacattaaaaataaattaaattatgtatgtatttatatacaaactcattaattgttaattttaatggttaattttaatgtataaataatatttttgtaaatcataatttaaaaaaatataagttgtTGGAATAACGAAGGTACTTACGAAGAGTGTCATCAACTTTAAATCTGTTCTGGGATGCCCATTGATTATACATTTGATCGTTGTCTCTTGACTTAGGAACAATCCAACCATCGTGACCCCCAACTTCAAATTCAGTACAATTTACTCTTATAATAATCAAGGAAACCGAAAGTAATAATGAACAACTTCTGAATAGATTGGCCATATTTGCTGGTTTTGGATATTTCTATAGGGAGCTCTAGTGCGTGGAGTGAGTTTTTTAAAAGAGAATTGGTGGTTAAGGTTTGAACTTATAAGAAGAAAGTAAAAGCACGTTTGTTAGCGAAGATTTGGGAGAGTAATTAGGAGCacttaatttgaatttcattgGCTTAactggttttcaaaaattagcaATACAATTCTCTCTCAGGAGCTTTAccctttaatttacaattattattAGTGCATTGCCGTCAAATATTTTgaaagatataataataataataataataataataataataataataataataataataataataataataataacacaaaataacTATAGCTTGATAATTAAAAAGCGTGCATAAAATTAATAGCTTAAAATCTATACAAAGCCTTTAAGTTCAAGTATGGTTAGCATGGATGTATTGAGAATAAAATATACTATTTACatgttaaaattagttattaaaattaagtatgatatatttgtatataaataattatataatttaacttacttttaatatatattttatattaatgattttaatagttaattttaatatataattaatacagttgattgaaaatatttgaaataaatgAATCATACAATTAACATAAAACACTCAAGATTGCAAGTTTATTATTAACTAGTGTATGTTTTCGTGTGTTGTATGGGAtaatacatataattatataaaaaattttattaaaatttaaataaaaaatatatatagtaattattattataaatattttacaacttaaaaatattaaaaataattaatatttattttaattaattattattagttaaatGATCATCTCATTTGTCTGTTTAAGTAAGTATTTGAAATTCGAATTTCGCCTTGTATGTATAAGAATTCATTAGTTAGCGacagacccttaataaatagaaCATCAATACGTGGTGGATTAGTCCTCAACTTGCCGAGTTAAGAAATccatagaaaaaaattgtatttgtcttaaaatagattaatttttcattaatagcaatacttatggtcttttgtctttgttaaaatttacttgggataattttatttgttggtcattctaaaaatcaaaacaatatgatcaacattattatttgttaaaatttcacattttatgaaataatttttaaattttcaaatttataaacttatgtcattacaaagTTATTAGTTCGATTAATATTTCTTGGTAACATGGTGTACCTAAACaccatcgttgagtattagttagtgtgaagagaaaccaataacgatttttgttatttaatatataatttattctattgaaaaataaattaatattttctaaacttgtaaatatattttcttctaatttcttacaccattttatttgacaatatttaccattaaaaaatagtaaatcagCATACTATCCTACAATATATATGATGTACaaaataatttcttatcttaaaattaattctagttagtgagataaaattttaatttttttttatttttttactcaaatttaaatttaaatttaaatttgattaacaactcattcttttttaatttcaataaaaaaaacaaattgaTTAGATATAAAGTATtcaacatttaataatttcaatcatttaaattttaattaccaaaaattgggttaaaaattaattataaacttaataattgattatttgcactaattttttttaattaggtccctacatttttttcttttattttggtctctgcaccaattttttttagtagagtccttataaaattaagccaattactactaagaggggcctaattgaaaaaaaattagtgtagggacccaattaaaagaaaaaaaagtatagggacctaattaaaaattttacaaaactatagagaccaacagagtaattaaacataAATTAGAAAATACTAACGGAAcattaaagaaataaattaaaaaatacttccaaatcaaattgatataaattataataaattatatgatatttaaatatctaatcaaattaattagttgatatagtaaatttatcataataaattgtattcaatgagttaaaagaaacaaatcgCTAAACACTTAACTCTATCATTAAGTGCAAAttaaaaatctgatttttatataatagaataaataataaatagaatatcTGAGAATATAatatgtgacatattttaattataaaattggtattatataatagattttttcTGAATCCTTATTGTTTGTTCGTTGCtaatttttacataattatttaataatttttgtttatgaaaCTATTAACTacctaatattataatttaattaataagaaCGATGATATTAACATTTTTTCAtaagtcttgttattatttataattaggaaatagccataaataaatttattttcttaataaatgttaattttattgtcaaattctatattacctttaaaattttagcaTAATTGAATCTAAGTTTTAcattttgaataaatttattcgaaaaattaatatgtaaatcatattattattacaaaattatttttttaacataattagtggtacttatttaaattattaaatttagcttttaattatattaaaatcaacCTATTTTATTACGGTGTGTCTTCAAAAAATTTGTTTTAAGATTCTTCTCTGCTTTTCCATGAATGATACATTTTTTAGAACagcttttcatttattttaaaataccTCTGTCAATGAtattttcatataaattaaaTGGATTCATGCAAATTTTCAATCTTATCTCTTAGTAGTCTCTTAGTAGTGCAGTCCACGTGTCTGTATTTAAATAGCTTGCTTAAAGTTGTTTGTCCTGTTGTAATGATGGATAAGATTCTTTCTTATTCTCCACTACCCAAGAGCCTCTATATATAGAGTGCTCTCCCATTGTAAAAATCAGAACTTAATCTTTCAATATAACCATTGTAAGATATTCACCATGAATACTCtctaaatctctctctctctgaaatcTTGAGTCTCCAATATGCTTATCTTTGCTTACTAGTTTCACGTATGCTCTAGGCTTGCCTCGATCTTGAGGATCCTGCCTATCAGAAATGAAACTGATCCGATCCATGAGAAGTTCCAGTATTGGAAAGAAAGAACATATCGGCATCCATGACGCTCTTGTCATAAGGTCCCTTGAATCCCCAATTGAGATGAGTTTAGTGGAAAATCGGGATAGAGATGACAGGAGGTATTGGTCTCTTGGTATGTTCTTTCAGAAGTACGTCTGGATGCACCCCTTGGTATGTTCTTTCAGAAGTACGTCTGGATGCACCCCTTGGTATCAGAGCCTAATGAACTAAAGCAAAGAGAAGGTATATTGGAGATAATGGAGAGTAAGAGAGAATTTGAAATATTCATGTCAAACCCTGAATCTAGTCAACCTATCTTTCATAATACAGAGCTTTCTCTTGATCGTTTACCACCATCTGTCCATAAAACCCTATCCAACAAGATAGAAAACCTTGTCGAAATCACCCATATACCAGAAGACTCAAAAATCCCTGCTACCCAACAACCTCTCATAAATCCATATTCTTTCTACCACCGAAAAAAGCAGTTTAGTATTCGCCACCTCATAAGAAGACAATCATCACCTCCTGTTAAGGAAGTGATTCAAACTTCCCGTTTACAACAGTGTGGCCTTCAAGCCACCTCTGCAGAACAGTATGTTACGATTGAGATCCCTCAAGAACTCATTCGTGAATACTTGTCACAAGGATATACTCACCTACACCTTGGAGCTATAAGGATGATTCTGACCTTACATGGCAGAAAAGGACTACCTGTTACCGCAAAGATTGCACTTTTAGATACCACCTTCAAGGAATACCAACATGCGCTTATTGGAGCACTTGTATCCACTCTCACTAATGGGAGTGTGATTCTTACAATCTCGCCAGATTTCACCATCAGGCTTACAGATCCGACCCTTTCCCAAAGGATCCGGATACAAATTCAGTTGATTGGTGTTACACAAGACGCCAGTGCTGAACAGGCAACACTCCATCACCAGGTGTTGTACAGAATCCAAGATCACGCTTTGGATCTGAACCTTCCAAACACCACCCATGATGCTCTTTTGATGTTCACAGATAAGAACCATGGACCGGCCATAGTTAACATTCCAAGGATGATTCCTCCAGATGAGCTTGCGGCTATAGTGCCACTAGAATGGATTACTAACTATGAGAGAGCTTTCCCACAAAGCACTCCTGATGTCCAAACAACATCACCACCAGTAGTCACGCGAGAGACTGACGGAACAGTCAGAACGGTTTTTCAAAGGCCAGGAACAGAAGGATGACCATCCTTTTCTAGGCAGTCATCCTCCAGGAGGATCTATATGATCTCTCCTCTCACTGTTCAACATACCAGCAATCAAGATGATCCCCCAATTCACTACTATGAGGAAGGAAAGCCAGTCTATGTCTCACACGTCAATGGCCATTTCATATGGGATGTTGATCACAATATGTGTGACTCAGATTGCAACTGCGATGCTTGGGGAGAATCAGAAGATGAGGACTACTACAAAAAGAAGAAGTCCAAGAAGAACAGGAAGCAAAGCTGTACTGCTCCTCCAAAGTTCTACCCACCAGATGAACCTGAGGAACCACCAAGGTTTTatctaaggaagaagaaaaagaagatcctTAGGCCCCAATTCTCAGATCCTATTGCTGTACCATGCATAGCAACTCTCAAGCCTTATGAACAAGAATTTCCTCCTCTACAGGTTTCCACTGACAGTCAAAGGATTACTCGACGGCCATACATAGCCCCAAAAGGAGTAACTCCACAAGGAGTCCAGTCAACTTCACCTCAAGATGAGGTCCTGAATTGGCAAACGGAAAATGCTGTTAGCCAAAACAAAGTCCTGCTGAGAATCGATCACACTTTGGAAACACTCGTTGAGAAGACAGACAACCTGTCCTCACAAGTGTACTCAGTCCAAACACAAGTTGATGAGCTAAAAAATAGACTGACCATACAAGCCCAAAAACTTGACCAAGACTTAAAGACCTACATCCAAACCCATTACTTTGGCCCAGATTTCCAAAAGAAAGACCAAGAGCTCACCCGTATTAAAGCCCAAATCAGACAAATCGAACAAGACCAAGCCAGACAACCCAAGCCACAAGCTTTGGCCACAGACCCATTAGCCTTATATCCACCACAGTATCCCATGTACACACCCACTTACATTCCTCCACAGCAGCCAACCATAAATCAACCTGACTATGACAACATCTTTAAAACCCATTACCATCTTGCCCGACGACTCCACACAAAGCCTAAGCCACACCCGGTTCAACCTACAGGACCTTCACAAAAAAGGATGCATAATCCACCATGGTCAGAAAGAGAATTTCTCAGAGGAGAAATCTCTGGAGAAAAAACTGAGACAATttccaaaggaaaagaagaagaggtacCAGAAAAGAGGACAATCGGAATGATTAATGCAGACATCACTTCGAGTGATTCGTTTGAAGAAGTAACGTCTGACTCATCAGATTTTTCGGTTGAAGAGTCATCTGAGGAAGATCAAATTGCAGATCTTTCTGCAATTGCGATGGTTGATCAGGCCAACCCaacctcagaagaagaaggagaagggatAGTCGTAGAAGAAGAGGATGATGTTGTTCCTCCACAGACTAAGTCCACTCAGACGAAAGCAGGCAACCATTATTTCACTTTCGATAACCTTCCTCCTCACAAGTACAGAGAAAGGTTGAATGATTTTGGAGCCTGGATTGATACCAAGATGTCCAGCCCTAATGCAGATATCCAGCAAGTACTTTCTGAGTTTGTCACCAGGATGACTGGCAATCTTAGAGAATGGATAAACACACTAAGTGAGTATGAGCGAATGCAGCTCACTGGTGGAAGTGCTGCTCAGTTTCTAGGAAGATTGCATAAAGAATTCCTAGGAGACATTGGGATTATCCAGCAGAGAAATTCCCAAGAATACTATGAGATGAAATGCTGTTCACTTAATAAGAAAGATCTGGAAAAACATTTCAAAAGAATGCAGGCCAAATACTACCCTCTTGGAGGACAGAGCAATTCAACGCTTAAAGAAGTATATCTTGCTTCACTCCCAAAGGAGCTCCTACCGGAGATACGAAGAACAATGGCCATTTACCAGAAGGATATTCCAACGATAACCTTCGGAGAAATCCATCAATTGGCTCTAGCAGCTCTTGACAAGCTCTGCAACCAGCAAGACTTGTTCAAACAGCTAGCCAAGAATTCCCTTAAACTAAAGGGAGCATGTAACAAGTCTTATCTGCAGATCAAATGCAAGGATAAAGACTCATGTGATTGCCACACAAAAAAGAAGCACCACTACAGAAGAACCAGATGATCAAATTTCGATCAAAGCcattttgaaagaagaagaaagttcaAAGGAAAGAAACGGTTCTTCAGAAAAAAGACTTTCAAGGACAAGCGAACTAACAAATGCTTTCTTTGTGGACAAATTGGACACTTTGCCAAGAAATGTCCCAATAAGAAGCAGACAAGCAAAAGAGAAATCAAGATGCTTCAATCTCTACAAGATGCTGTCTTAACCCGAGATGATGAAGATCTTGAATCGATCCTTGAAGAACAGTCAGAAGCAGATGAATACACGAAGTACATGCTTCATGATCCTGAAGATAGTTCTTCTGATGATGACTACAGACCAATTCACTATATGGCACCTGCTCCGCCTCAACAGCGGATGACAGAAGGAGGATGTCTAGGAAGCTTAGGTTCCAAGAAAATTGATGGAATCCAACGACCCCACTTTAAACTCAAACTTTTGGCGTCCAGGTATGATGTGCCAAAAAAGGTCGTAGCACTGCTTGATACAGGATCTTGTGCAACTGTAGTCAGGCCCAATCTGTTACCTGATGAGATTTGGGCTCCTCATGACAAGATCTACACAACAGCCAGCCAAGGAAGATTTACCATTGACCATATTTCTAGAGGAAATGTTGGGCTACAAATATTTCCTGAAATGGTGATTTGGCTGAAGGTTCTGGGAAGCTACCTCCCTGAGAAAGATGTACTGTTTGGTTTTGATGCATATTACCAAACGAAGGGGATGTCAATATGGCCTGAAGGTCTGAAATTCAAAAGGAAGTTCTTGCCATTTCTCGAAAACAGAGGCATTTATGAAATTAGCAAGGCTCCTTCAGACTATGAGGCTATCCAGAACAGGTTACTAAAAGCTTGTTGTGACAGTCATGACAAGTTTGATCACCCTCTTCCTTTATGGAAGAATCAAGAATTCTTCATTCAATTGCCCTTCAAGAAGAATGAAGACATCAACCCTACCAAGGCAACCCATTCAGGAATGAATCCTGAAGATCTGAAGTTAGCAAAAGAAGAATGCGCTTCGTTACTGAAGCAAGGTTTAATTGAACCAACAACTTCCAACTGGGCATGCCAAGCATTCTATGTGGAAAAGAGGTCTGAACAGATCAGAGGAAAGAAGAGATTGGTGATTGATTACAAACCCTTAAACCTCTTCTTACAAGACGATAAATTTCCACTACCAAGGATTGACGCCATAACTCCTCGTCTTAGTGAAGCTAAACTTTTCAGTAAGTTTGACCTCAAAGCAGGattttggcaattgggtatccACCCCAAAGACAGATATAAAACGGGCTTTTGCATACCTGATGCTCAGTACCAATGGActgtcatgccatttggactaaagGTAGCCCCATTATTATTCCAAAAGACTATGATCAGAATTTTTGAGCCCATACTCCACTCAGCTCTCATCTACATAGATGACATTCTGCTGTTCTCAAAAGACGGCCCAACTCATCAGGCCCTTCTGACCCAGTTTACTGaaattgtagaaaaatatggaATAATGTTATCTCAAAAGAAAAGCCTTATTGGTCAGGCCCAAGTTGATTTTTTGGGAATGACTTTCAATAATGGTTTCTTCCAGCCTGGAGAGCACATCTCAAAGGAACTGTTAAATTTCCCTGATAATCACCTGACAACAAAGCAGGTCCAACAGTTCTTAGGCATCATCAATTACATCCGTGACTTTCTTCCGGATGTAACAAGACACACAAGCCAGTTGTCAAAGCTACTAAAAAAGCAACCCCCACCATGGGGCCCTGAACAGACGACAGCTGTCAAGTACCTGAAAGAAGTAGCACAGAAACCCCCACCATTAAAGATTCCTAGCAATGGACAACGCATCCTGCAAACTGATGCTAGTGATAACTACTGGGGAGCTGTTCTCCTTGAAGAGATTGATGGAACAAGACACTACTGTGCGCATGCTAGCGGACAGTTCAAGGAGTCAGAGAAACACTACCATGCTACATACAAGGAGATTCTTGCAGTCAAAAGAGGAATCGAGAAGTTCAGCTTTCACTTGAGTGCATATCACTTCATTGTGGAAATGGACAATACATCTTTTCCGTCCATGCTGGAAACCAAAGGGAAGATACTACCAAActcacaacttctaagatggaaAGATTGGTTTTCACGCTATAAATTCACAGTAAAACACATCAAGGGAAACCACAACACCATAGCTGACTACCTTTCCAGACCAACCAAAGAACTTCCACCCAAAGTTCTTCACATCTTAGCCATGAACAGAGCTTCACCACCAACCTTCCCTCTTCCAGACTGCCCTCAAGACCACAAGTTCTATAGAAGGGAACCTGGACCGTTTCCTTTTTCCCTTCGACCTAGGACTGCCGCTGAGGTCAAGACCCTAGCTGAAGAATGCCTGTTTTACTGGTTACACAGGCTCCTCCTTGTTACCCAAATCACAGCAAAACCTCAACATTTTCACCCAAAAACACCTTATCATATCATACCCATTATCAAAGGTGAAATTCCTGAAGAAATGCTGTGGTTCATGTGGGCGCTCACTGTTCAGTATGATTGCGCCATCATAGTTCCTGGAATTGCTATGTACAGGTTCCTCTGTGACAAAAGCTTCTCAGGAACAAATCTTGAGAAACTTCTCAAGATGTTTGCACCAATTCCTTTTTGGAGAGGAAAACTTTTCAGTGCACTAACAGACCATGACGTTTGGAACCTCCCTGATAAGCTGAGACACAGGTTTTATTATGCCTTTGTCTTAAGAAGGTTATTTGCTTATCGTAATGAGATCCTTTACACCAGAAATAACTTCAACATTGTTGGTTATTCAAAGATATGGCCAACAGATGAGAAACACTGTCTCAACAATCTGGCCAAACATCTCACCTTCCACAACAATCCTAATGTTGATGTACTCACAGGATCCATTGAAGGACTCTCACTCTCATCAGAAGAGGAAGCCTCCTCTTCCAGGACTATACAAGAAGAATTAAGCGAGTTCCAAGCCAACTTTCTTGCTTCATCTGTGACTTATCCTACCCCGCCACTCCACCAGAATGAACACCCATGGAATTCTCCTCTTGTAGATCAAGCCACGTATGGCTATGGAAGCATTGAAGACGAAGAACCAGGATCAAGGGTCTATCCACTACTGCCAAGTCCAACATATGTGGATGCTGGGATTGAAGATGGTGATACTGAGGATCAATACACAGAAGGACCACATGACCTTGTGGATGACATTGATGAACATGAGCCCATTACGAAATACAGTTCGTGAAGAATGGGACCCAGCAACAATCATGATGTCCAGaagtaattatggtattttgtcTTTTGTAATCATGTAAAATATGGTGTGACATAAAGTAAGTTTGTCCTTTTATAAAAAGGAATGATGTGAGATAAAGTTGTCATAATGTAACCAGAGATAAGATTCCTTCTTATCTC from Arachis hypogaea cultivar Tifrunner chromosome 10, arahy.Tifrunner.gnm2.J5K5, whole genome shotgun sequence includes:
- the LOC112714461 gene encoding early nodulin-like protein 6 gives rise to the protein MANLFRSCSLLLSVSLIIIRVNCTEFEVGGHDGWIVPKSRDNDQMYNQWASQNRFKVDDTLRFKYSKDSVLVVSEEEYESCRSTKPLFFSNNGDTVFKFEHPGVYYFISGVRGHCDKGQKMIVKVLAVHNPKPEPPHSHSPAPAPAAAPAFTSASTPAPSPSHHSNAGRPIPLLSITNLPLFLILLLPMLFA